Within Amycolatopsis sp. FDAARGOS 1241, the genomic segment CCTACCTCGGCGTGGCGCACCCGGTGGCGATCGAGCACCTCACCCGGCTCGGGGTGACCACCGTGGAGCTGATGCCGGTGCACGCGTTCGCCGACGAGCCGTCGCTCGTGCGGGCCGGCCGGCACAACTACTGGGGCTACTCGCCGCTCGGCTTCTTCGCGCCGCACCCCGGGTACGCCAGTGAGCCAGGTCGCGAGGTCGAGGAGTTCCGCTCGATGGTGGCGGCGCTGCACGCGGCCAACATCGAGGTGATCGTAGACGTCGTCTTCAACCACACCTGCGAGGGCGGGCCGGACGGGCCGACGCTGTTCCTGCGCGGGCTCGACGCCCCGGCGTACTACCTGCACACCAAGCGCGGGCACATGGCCGACATCACCGGCTGCGGCAACACACTCGACGCGGGTTCGCCGACCGTGGTCCGGCTCGTCACCGACTCGCTGCGGTACTGGACGCAGGAACTCGGCGTCGACGGCTTCCGGTTCGACCTGGCGAGCACGCTCGGCCGCCCGCGCGGCGGGATGTTCGACCGCGACTCGACGATGCTCACTGCCATCACGACGGATCCCGTGCTGTCGCGGTGCAAGCTCATCGCCGAACCGTGGGACGCGACGGGGGAGGGTTACCGCGTCGGTGACTTCGGCGCGCAGTGGGCCGAGTGGAACGGGCGCTACCGGGACACGGTGCGCGACTTCTGGCGCGGCGTCACCGGGGTGCGCGATCTCGCGTACCGGCTGTCGGGTTCGTCGGACCTCTACGACCACAATTTGCGCAGGCCGTGGCAGTCGATCAACTTCGTGACCGCCCACGACGGCTTCACGCTCCGAGATCTGGTGTCCTACAACGAAAAGCACAACGAGGCCAACGGCGAGGACAACCGGGACGGCACCAACGACAACCGCTCGTGGAACCACGGCGCGGAGGGGGAGACCGACGACGCGGCGATCGTCGCGCTGCGGACCCGGCAGGCGCGCAACCTCTTCGCCACGCTGATGCTGTCCACCGGCACCCCGATGCTGCTCGCGGGTGACGAGATGTGGCGGACGCAGGGCGGCAACAACAACGCCTACTGCCTCGACGACGAGACGTCCTGGGTCGACTGGACGCCGACGCCGGAGACCGAGCCGATGCTGTCGTTCGCCCGGCGGGTGGTGCGCTTGCGCGCCTACAGCCCCGCGCTGCGCCAGCCGGAGTTCTTCGAGGGCCGCACCACGCCCACCGGCAAGCCGGACCTCGTGTGGTTTCGCCCCGACGGCGAGGAGTTCGACGAGATCGACTGGTTCGACGAGAGCCGCCGCACGTTGTGCATGTGGATCGACGGGTCCAACTCCCAGGCGCGCAACCGCGAAGGTGCGCTCGTCACCGACCACTCGTGGCTGCTGATCCTGCACGCCGGCGAAGACGACGTCGAGGTGGTGCTGCCGGGCCCCGAGTACGGCGCCACCTACAAACCCACGCTGGACACCGGCACGGCCGACGGGAGCCCGGCGTACGTGGGGGTGCTGGAGCCGAAGTCCCGGATCGTGGTCGGGGCCCGGTCGGTGCAGCTGCTGCGGGCCCCCCGGGATCTCGTGCCCTGGCCGCTGCCGTGACGGCGGCGGGGCTGGTCGCATCGTTCAAGAAGATTCGAAGGCATCGTTCAAGAGACAACTGTCACCTGGTGTCCGCGGAATCCGCTTTTCACCCTGGTCGTTGGACGCTGAAATCCCCTGTGGTGATCTCCGAGGAGGAGAACTGATGACCGACCACAGCACACCGCCCGGGCCGCCCCTGCGCATCGGTCTGGTCGCCGAGCCGGCCAAGACCGAGTCGCGGGTGGCGCTGACCCCGGACACCGTGCGCAAAGCCATCGGCCTCGGCTACTCCGTCGTGGTGGAGTCCGGGGCCGGTGTGCGGTCCGGGTTCGGCGACGAGGCCTACCTGGCCGCGGGCGCCGAGGTGTCGGTCGATCCGGCGTGGGACGCGGAGGTCGTCGTGACGATCAACCCGCCGGACGCCGACCGGATCGAGAAACTGCTCCCCGGCACGATCCTGGTGTCGATGCTGGCGCCGGCGTTGGAGCCGGAGCGGCTGGCCGCGCTGGCGGCGCGGGGGGTCACGGCGCTCGCGATGGACGCGGTCCCGCGGATCTCGCGGGCGCAGTCGCTGGACGTGCTCAGCTCGATGGCGAACATCGCCGGGTACCGGGCGGTGATCGAGGCGGCGCACGTGTTCGGGCGGTTCTTCACGGGCCAGGTCACCGCGGCGGGCAAGGTGCCGCCGGCGAAGGTGCTGGTCGCGGGGGCCGGGGTCGCGGGGCTGGCGGCGATCGCGGCGGCGAACAGCCTGGGTGCGGTGGTCCGGGCGACCGACCCGCGGCCGGAGGTGGCGGATCAGGTGCGGTCGCTGGGTGGTGAGTACCTGGCGGTGGAGGTTGAGCAAGAGGCCAGCACCGACGGCTACGCCAAGGCCACGTCCGAGGCCTACGACAAGCGGGCCGCGGAGATCTACTCCGAGCAGGCCGCCGACGTGGACATCGTCATCACGACCGCGCTGATCCCGGGCCGGCCCGCGCCCAAGCTGCTCACGGCCGAGCAGGTCGCGTTGATGAAGCCGGGCAGCGTCGTGGTCGACATGGCCGCGGCGCAGGGCGGCAACGTTGCCGGCACGGTGGCCGGTGAGGTCGTGACCACGGACAACGGCGTGACGATCATCGGCTACACCGACTTGCCGGGCCGGCTGCCGGCGCAGGCCTCGCAGCTGTACGGCACGAACGTGGTCAACCTGCTGAAGCTGCTCACGCCGGAGAAGGACGGGCGGCTGACCCTCGACTTCGACGACGTGGTGCAGCGCGGACTGACCGTGGTCCGCGACGGTGAGGTCCTGTGGCCCCCGCCGCCGGTGTCGGTGAGTGCGGCGCCGCAGGCCGCGCCCGCGCCGCGGGCGGAGCCGGAGCCGGAGCCGGAGAAGCCGCGGTCGCCGTGGCCGCGGTTCGCGGTCGCGGCGCTCGGGGCGGTGGCGCTGTTCCTGGCGTCGGCGTTCGCGCCGCCGGAGCTGGCCGGGCACCTGACGGTGTTCGTGCTCGCGATCGTCATCGGCTTCTACGTGATCGGCAACGTGCACCACGCGCTGCACACGCCGCTGATGTCGGTGACCAACGCGATCTCCGGGATCATCGTCGTCGGCGCGATCCTGCAGATCGCCGGTGGCGGTGCCCTGACCACGATCCTGGCCGCGGCGGCAGTGCTGCTGGCGGCCATCAACATCGTCGGTGGCTTCACGGTGACGCGCCGGATGCTGTCGATGTTCTCGAGGAGCTGAGCCGGTGCACACCGAGACGTGGAAGACGGCGGCGTACCTGATCGCCGCCCTGCTGTTCGTGGCCAGCCTCGCGGGGCTGGCCAAGCACGAGACCTCGCGGCGCGGGGTGTGGTTCGGGATCGCCGGCATGGCGATCGCACTGGTCGCCACCGCGGCGACCGCGCTCGGGCTCGCGTCCGGGCTGGGGATCACGCTGCTGCTGGTCGCACTCGTCATCGGGGCCGCGATCGGGGTGTGGCGGGCCCGGGTGGTCGAGATGACGGGCATGCCCGAGCTGATCGCGCTGATGCACAGCTTCGTCGGTCTCGCCGCGGTGCTGGTCGGCTGGAACGGTTTCCTCGAGGTCGAGGCGGACAGCGCGCAGACCGAGCTGGCCGGCTCACTGCTGGGCATCCACCACGCCGAGGTCGTGATCGGCGTGTTCATCGGCGCGGTGACGTTCACCGGGTCGATCGTCGCCTACCTCAAGCTATCGGCCCGGATCCCGTCCAAGCCGCTGCAGCTGCCGGGCAAGAACGCGCTCAACCTCGGCGCGCTGGTCGCGTTCGCGGTGCTGACGGTGTTCTTCGTGCTCAGCCCCGCGACGTGGCTGCTCGTGGCGGTCACGGTGCTCGCGCTGCTGCTGGGCGTGCACCTGGTCGCCTCGATCGGCGGCGGGGACATGCCGGTGGTCGTGTCGATGCTCAACAGCTACTCCGGCTGGGCCGCGGCCGCGTCGGGCTTCCTGCTGGGCAACGACCTGCTGATCATCACCGGTGCGCTCGTCGGCTCGTCCGGTGCGTACCTGTCCTACGTGATGTGCAAGGCGATGAACCGCTCGTTCATCTCGGTCATCGCGGGCGGGTTCGGCGCCCCGGCAGCCACGGGTGGCGCGGAGGTGACCGGTGAGCACCGCGAGATCGACGCCGCCGGGGTCGCCGAGCTGCTCACCGGCGCCCGGTCCGTGGTCATCACGCCGGGTTACGGCATGGCGGTGGCGCAGGCGCAGGCCCCGGTGGCCGAGCTGACCCGGCGGCTGCGCGAGCAGGGCGTCGAGGTCCGCTTCGGCGTGCACCCGGTCGCCGGCCGGCTGCCCGGGCACATGAACGTGCTGCTCGCGGAGGCGAAGGTGCCCTACGACATCGTGCTGGAGATGGACGAGATCAACGACGACCTCGCCGGCACCGACGTCGTGCTCGTGATCGGGGCCAACGACACCGTCAACCCGGCCGCCGCCGAAGACCCCGGGAGCCCGATCGCCGGCATGCCGGTGCTGCGGGTCTGGGAAGCGGGCAACGTCGTGGTGTTCAAGCGGTCCATGGCCACCGGCTACGCCGGGGTCCAGAACCCGCTGTTCTTCCGCGAGAACAGCCAGATGCTCTTCGGCGATGCCAAGGAGCGGGTGCAGGACATCCTTGCGGCGCTGCCGGCCCGCGTCGGCTGAGTCGCTCCCCGCACGCGGTGCCCGCGTCGCCGGCCGGCGACGCGGGCACCGCTGTTTTGCGGGCCGGCCCGGGTGACCACTGTGGACGGTAGGTGCGGAACGGGTGCCCGCCCGGGCCGTCACCCGTTCCGGCAATTCCGGCACCCACCCGGCACGCGCGGCGTCCTGGTGAACGCCGTTCGACTTCCGTGTTACGGGCGGACCGCGAAAACCATGCTCGGGTGATTGTTCCGCGGTTCGACTTGCGATCTCGCCGGCACTGTGAGAGAGCGGGGAAATTGCGCCCGGAGGGAGTGGTTTGGCCCGGCCGGGTGGCGGGTACGTTCGTAAAAGGCCCCGCTGTCAAGGGCTTTGAGTGAATCAGGCACACTGACCGTGCTCGCGTTCGCAGAGAAATCCACACAGGCAAGAGGGGCGTTGCCATGACCGGCCGGCTCGGTATCGACGACGTCAGCCCCACCGTGAGCTGCGGCCGATATCCGGCCAAAGCTGTTGTGGGGGAACACTTTCCCGTTTCGGCCACGGTCTGGCGTGAAGGGCACGACGCCGTGGCGGCGACGGTCGCGTGGCGGGGTCCCGGCGACCGCGTCTCGCGCCAGACGCGGATGGCCGAGCAGGGGAAGGGACTGGACCGCTTCGGCGCCGTGATCGTCCCCGACGCCGAGGGCATGTGGACCTACCGCGTCGACGCGTGGAGCGACCCCTGGGCCACCTGGGAGCACGCGGTCGAGGTCAAGATCGCCGCGGGGCAGGGGGCCGGAGAACTGGCCAACGACCTCGAGTCGGGCGCGCGCCTGCTCGACCGCGTGTCCCGCCGGCCCGACCGCCGGGCCGAGCGAGCGCTGCTCGCGGGCGCGGCGGCGGACTTGCGCGACGAGGGCCGCGACGTCGCCGCGCGCGTGGGAGCCGCGCTTTCACCCGAGGTGCGCCGGATCATGCACGAGTTCCCGGTGCGCGAGCTGATCACCAAGGGCAAACCGCAGAAGCTGTGGGTCGACCGCAAGCGCGCGGCGTTCGGGTCCTGGTACGAGTTCTTCCCGCGCTCCACCGGCGGCGTCGACGCCGAGGGCCGCGCGGTCCACGGCACGTTCGCCACGGCGGCCCGGGCGCTGGACCGCGTCGCGGGCATGGGCTTCGACGTGGTCTACCTCCCGCCCATCCACCCGATCGGGCGAGTGAACCGCAAGGGCCCCAACAACACCCTGGTCGCCACGCCCGACGACGTCGGCTCGCCGTGGGCGATCGGCGCCGACGAGGGCGGGCACGACGCGATCCACCCCGACCTCGGCACATTCGACGATTTCGACGCGTTCGTCGGGCGCGCGGAGGAACTCGGGATGGAGGTGGCTCTCGACCTCGCGCTGCAGGCGGCGCCGGACCACCCGTGGGTGCTCAAACACCCGGAATTCTTCACCACCCGCCCCGACGGCTCGATCGCGTACGCGGAGAACCCGCCGAAGAAGTACCAGGACATCTACCCGATCAACTTCGACAACGATCCGCGCGGGATCTACGACGAGGTGCTGCGGGTCGTGCTGCACTGGGTGTCGCACGGGGTGCGCATCTTCCGGGTCGACAACCCGCACACGAAGCCGCCGGACTTCTGGGCGTGGCTCATCCAGTCGGTGAAGGACGCGCACCCGGACGTCATCTTCCTGGCCGAGGCGTTCACCCGGCCGGCGCGGCTGTGGGGCCTGGCGAAACTCGGCTTCACCCAGAGCTACACGTACTTCACGTGGCGCACGACCAAGGACGAGCTGATCGAGTTCGGTGTCGACCTCGTCGAGCACTGGAACGAAGGCAGGCCCAACCTGTTCGTGAACACGCCGGACATCCTGCACGAGTCGCTGCAGCACGGCGGCCCGGCGATGTTCGCGCTGCGGGCGGCGCTCGCGGCCACGCTCTCGCCCACGTGGGGCGTCTACTCCGGGTATGAGCTCTACGAGCACGTGCCGGTGCGGCCCGGCAGCGAGGAGTACCTCGACTCGGAGAAGTACCAGTTGCGCCCGCGCGACTTCGAGCGGGCGGTCGCCGAGGGCCGCTCGCTGGAACCGTGGCTGGCGCGGCTCAACGCGGTCCGCAAGGCCCACCCGGCACTGCAGGGCATGCGGACCCTGCGGTTCCACCACGTCGACAACGGCGCGCTGCTCGCCTACTCCAAACAGGACCCGGCGACCGGTGACACCGTGGTGACGGTGGTGAACCTCGACCCGCACGGTGCGCAGGAAGGCACCCTGTGGCTCGACCTGGAGTCGCTCGGCTTCGAATGGCACGAGCGGCTCATCGCGCACGACGAGGTCACCGGGGAGACCTGGGACTGGGGCCAGGCCAACTTCGTCCGGCTCGAACCGTGGCGTGCCGTCGCGCACGTCGTCGCGGTGCGGCGCCGGCTCGCCGGGTAACCGGGCCCTCGAAAGATTTCAAGCCACCCTGCACGCACGGCACGCGGCAGGGACGATCGAACGTACCGCCGAATGCGGGACGAGGTGGAGTTTCATGGACGACGAGAGCCGGCCCGACGCGGCACTGGGCCTGGACGGCGTACCCCACACTGGTGAGGCGATGACCGCCGAGGGCCTGCTCGTGGAACCCCAGGCAGACGACTTCGGGCACGCGGTGGAGGCGCCGCGCGACCCGGAGTGGTTCAAGGGCGCGGTGTTCTACGAAGTGCTGGTGCGCGCGTTCACCGACTCGAACGGCGACGGCACCGGCGACCTGCGCGGGCTCGCCAGCCGGCTGGACTACCTCGAGTGGCTCGGCGTGGACTGCCTGTGGCTGCCGCCGTTCTACGCGTCGCCGCTGCGCGACGGCGGTTACGACATCAGCGACTTCCGCGCGGTGCTGCCGGAGTTCGGCAGCGTCGAGGACTTCGTGTACCTGCTCGGCGAGGGGCACAAGCGCGGCATCCGCATCATCACGGACCTGGTGCTCAACCACACGTCCGACGCGCACCCGTGGTTCCAGCAGTCGCGCCACGACCCGGACGGCCCGTACGGCGACTACTACGTGTGGAGCGACGACGACTCGCGCTACGCCGACGCACGCATCATCTTCGTCGACACCGAGACGTCGAACTGGACCTACGACCCGGTGCGCGGCCAGTTCTACTGGCACCGCTTCTTCAGCCACCAGCCCGACCTCAACTACGAGAACCCGGCCGTGCAGGACGCGATGATCGACGTGCTGCGGTTCTGGCTCGACCTCGGCATCGACGGGTTCCGGCTCGACGCCGTGCCGTACCTGTTCGAGCAGGAGGGTACCAACTGCGAGAACCTGCCGCGCACGCACGAATTCCTCAAGCGCTGCCGCAAGGTCGTCGACGACGAGTTCCCGGGCCGCATCCTGCTGGCCGAGGCGAACCAGTGGCCCTCGGACGTCGTCGAGTACTTCGGCGACCCGGACGTCGGCGGCGACGAGTGCCACATGGCGTTCCACTTCCCGCTGATGCCGCGCATCTTCATGGCCGTGCGCCGCGAGTCGCGGTTCCCGATCTCGGAGATCCTGCTGCAGACGCCGCAGATCCCGTCGGGTACGCAGTGGGGCATCTTCCTGCGCAACCACGACGAGCTCACGCTCGAGATGGTCACGGACGAAGAGCGCGACTACATGTACGCCGAGTACGCCAAGGACCCGCGGATGAAGGCCAACATCGGCATCCGCCGCCGCCTGGCGCCGCTGCTGGACAACGACCGCAACCAGCAGGAGCTGTTCACGGCGATGCTGCTGTCGCTGCCCGGTTCGCCCGTCCTGTACTACGGCGACGAGATCGGCATGGGCGACAACATCTGGCTCGGCGACCGCGACGCGGTCCGCACCCCCATGCAGTGGACGCCGGACCGCAACGCCGGCTTCTCCTCCTGCGACCCCGGCCGCATTTACCTGCCGGTGATCATGGACCCGGTCTACGGCTACGAAGCCCTCAACGTCGAGGCCCAGTCGAACAACGCGTCGTCGCTGCTGAACTGGACGCGGCGGATGATCGAGGTGCGCAAGCAGCACCACGCGTTCGCCGCCGGCGACTTCGTGGACCTCGGCGGTTCGAACCCGAGCGTGCTCGCCTACCAGCGCCAGTGGCAGCGGCCCGACGGGCGCCACGACGTCGTGCTGTGCGTGAACAACCTGTCGCGCTTCCCTCAGCCGGTGGAGCTCGACCTGTCCGCGCACCTCGGCTCGGTGCCGGTGGAGCTGACCGGCGGTGTGCGGTTCCCGGAGGTCGGTGAACTGCCGTACCTGCTCACGCTGCCCGGTCACGGGTTCTACTGGTTCCAGCTCGTCGAGCGGGAAGCCGAAGGCGAAATGAGGTGAGTCCGTTGGGCGACCACGAACACCTGATCCGGCAGCTCGTCGCCGAGCTGCCGGAGTGGCTGCCGGCGCAGCGCTGGTTCGCGGGCAAGGACCGGCCGATCACGGCGGTCCGCGCCCTCGCCGCGACCGAGCTGGTCGCGGGTGATCCACAGCTGCTGCACGTGGTCGTCGAGGTGGGACAAGGGGACCGGACCGAGCCCTACCAGCTGCTGGTGGGGCGCCGGTCGCACCCGCCGGAGATCGCGTCGACCGCCTGGATCGGCGCCGACGGGGGGCTCAACTTCTACGAGGCGAGCGGCGACGCGGACCTGACCGCGGTGCTGCTGGACAACATGGTGACCGGCGAGCGCGTCGGCCCGCTCTCGTTCGAGCACGAACCCGGTGCCGAGCTCACCGGCGGGCTGCGGGCGCGGCCCATCACGTCCGAGCAGAGCAACACGTCGCTCGTGTACGGCGGTCAGTACATCCTGAAGCTGTTCCGCAAGCTGAGCCCGGGGACCAACAAGGACCTGCTGCTGCACCGCGCGCTGCAGGAAGCGGGGTGCGTGCACATCGCGCAGGTCGTCGGCTCGATCACGGGCGAGCTGGCCGGCGCGCCGGCGACGGTCGGGATGCTGCAGGTGTTCCTGCCCGACGCGGTCGACGGCTGGGCCATGGCCAGCACGAGCGTGCGCGACCTGATGGCCGAACCCGACCTGCGGCCCGACGAGGTCGGTGGCGACTTCGCCGGCGAGGCCGAGCGCCTCGGCGCGGCGGTCGCCACCGTGCACACCGACCTGGCGGCGGCTCTGGGCGCGCACCCGGTGGACGAGTCCGAGCTCGACCGGACGGTGGCGGGCATGACCGAGCGGCTCGAGCGGGCCGCACGCGACGTCCCGCAGCTCGCCGAGCACGCGCCCGCGCTGCGGAAGGTATTCGACGCACTGCGCGAGCTGCCACCCGGCCGCCCGGAGATCTCGATGCAGTACATCCACGGCGATCTGCACCTGGGCCAGGTGCTGCGCACGGTCGGGGGCTGGCTGCTGCTCGACTTCGAGGGCGAGCCGGCCGCGCCACTGGAGGAGCGGCACGCGCTGCGCTCGCCTTTGCGTGACGTCGCCGGGATGCTGCGCTCGTTCGACTACGCGGCCCGGCAGCTGCTCGTGGGCCAGCCCGAGGAGCCGGCGCTCACCGAGCGCGCGCTCGAATGGGCGCGGCGCAACCGCACGGCGTTCTGCGCCGGATACGCCGCCGCGGCCGGCCCGATCGGCGACCCGCGCGAGCACGGGGAGCTGCTCCGTGCGTTCGAACTCGACAAAGCGGTGTACGAAGTCAGCTACGAGCACGCGAACCGGCCGGACTGGCTGACCGTGCCCATGGCGGCGATCTCGCGGATCGCCCACGGAGGTGAGTGAAGACGTGAACACGGCTCCCCGGGATCTGCCCGCAGCGGCTCCGTCCCCGCAGGACATCGACCGGCTGCTGGCCGGCTCGCACCACGACCCGCACTCGGTGCTCGGCGTGCACGCCGACACCGCCACGGGTGTGGTGGTCCGTGCGCTGGTGCCCGGCGCGAAGTCCGTGACGGCGCTCGCGGGCGACCGGCGTTTCCCGCTCGAGCGCGTCGTCGATGCGCTGTTCGCCGCGACGCTGCCCGAGCACCCGGGCGACTACCGGCTCGAGATCGGCTACGACGGGCACACCGTGGTCACCGACGACCCGTACCGCTGGCTGCCCACGGTCGGTGAGCTGGACCTGCACCTGATCGGCGAAGGCCGGCACGAGCGGCTGTGGGACGTGCTGGGCGCGCACGTGCGCAGCTACGACACCCCGCGCGGGACCGTCGAGGGCGTGTCGTTCGCCGTGTGGGCGCCGACCGCGCGCGGCGTGCGCGTGATCGGCGACTTCAACGGCTGGGAGGGGCGCGGGCACGCGATGCGCTCGCTCGGCTCGTCCGGCGTGTGGGAGCTGTTCGTGCCGGACGTGCCGGTGGGCACGTGCTACAAGTTCCGGATCCTCGGCGCCGACGGCCACTGGCACGAGAAGGCCGACCCGATGGCGTTCGCGACCGAGGTGCCACCGGCGACCGCGTCCAAGGTGACGAAGTCGGTCCACACCTGGGGTGACGACGACTGGGTCACGACCCGGGAGGCGACCAACTGGGCCGACGCGCCGATGAGCGTCTACGAGGTGCACCTCGGTTCGTGGCGGCCCGGGCTGGGCTACCGAGAGCTGGCCGGCCAGCTGGCCGACTACGTCCAGGAAACCGGCTTCACCCACGTGGAGTTCCTGCCGGTGGCCGAGCACCCGTTCGGCGGTTCGTGGGGCTACCAGGTCACGTCGTACTACGCGCCGACGTCGCGCTTCGGTTCGCCCGACGACTTCCGCTACCTCGTGGACCACCTGCACCAGCGCGGCATCGGCGTGCTCGTGGACTGGGTGCCGGCGCACTTCCCACGCGACATCTGGGCGCTCGCGCGGTTCGACGGCAGCCCGTTGTACGAGCACGAGGACCCGCGCCGCGGTGAGCAGCCCGACTGGGGCACGCTCGTGTTCAACTTCGGCCGCAACGAGGTGCGCAATTTCCTCGTGGCG encodes:
- the glgX gene encoding glycogen debranching protein GlgX — protein: MATRPATDTQVLAGRPFPLGAHPEAGGVRFAVTSAVAEAVEVCLIADDGGERRIELTERTFGVWHGLVPGVTPGQRYGYRVHGPYDPIRGLRCNPAKLLVDPYAHRITGRLTDLGAAQGFSGDPDRGPMSTVDSLGSVPLSVVASPGGPDTGSKPEVPFEESVIYELHVKGFTELHPFIPEALRGTYLGVAHPVAIEHLTRLGVTTVELMPVHAFADEPSLVRAGRHNYWGYSPLGFFAPHPGYASEPGREVEEFRSMVAALHAANIEVIVDVVFNHTCEGGPDGPTLFLRGLDAPAYYLHTKRGHMADITGCGNTLDAGSPTVVRLVTDSLRYWTQELGVDGFRFDLASTLGRPRGGMFDRDSTMLTAITTDPVLSRCKLIAEPWDATGEGYRVGDFGAQWAEWNGRYRDTVRDFWRGVTGVRDLAYRLSGSSDLYDHNLRRPWQSINFVTAHDGFTLRDLVSYNEKHNEANGEDNRDGTNDNRSWNHGAEGETDDAAIVALRTRQARNLFATLMLSTGTPMLLAGDEMWRTQGGNNNAYCLDDETSWVDWTPTPETEPMLSFARRVVRLRAYSPALRQPEFFEGRTTPTGKPDLVWFRPDGEEFDEIDWFDESRRTLCMWIDGSNSQARNREGALVTDHSWLLILHAGEDDVEVVLPGPEYGATYKPTLDTGTADGSPAYVGVLEPKSRIVVGARSVQLLRAPRDLVPWPLP
- a CDS encoding Re/Si-specific NAD(P)(+) transhydrogenase subunit alpha yields the protein MTDHSTPPGPPLRIGLVAEPAKTESRVALTPDTVRKAIGLGYSVVVESGAGVRSGFGDEAYLAAGAEVSVDPAWDAEVVVTINPPDADRIEKLLPGTILVSMLAPALEPERLAALAARGVTALAMDAVPRISRAQSLDVLSSMANIAGYRAVIEAAHVFGRFFTGQVTAAGKVPPAKVLVAGAGVAGLAAIAAANSLGAVVRATDPRPEVADQVRSLGGEYLAVEVEQEASTDGYAKATSEAYDKRAAEIYSEQAADVDIVITTALIPGRPAPKLLTAEQVALMKPGSVVVDMAAAQGGNVAGTVAGEVVTTDNGVTIIGYTDLPGRLPAQASQLYGTNVVNLLKLLTPEKDGRLTLDFDDVVQRGLTVVRDGEVLWPPPPVSVSAAPQAAPAPRAEPEPEPEKPRSPWPRFAVAALGAVALFLASAFAPPELAGHLTVFVLAIVIGFYVIGNVHHALHTPLMSVTNAISGIIVVGAILQIAGGGALTTILAAAAVLLAAINIVGGFTVTRRMLSMFSRS
- the pntB gene encoding Re/Si-specific NAD(P)(+) transhydrogenase subunit beta → MHTETWKTAAYLIAALLFVASLAGLAKHETSRRGVWFGIAGMAIALVATAATALGLASGLGITLLLVALVIGAAIGVWRARVVEMTGMPELIALMHSFVGLAAVLVGWNGFLEVEADSAQTELAGSLLGIHHAEVVIGVFIGAVTFTGSIVAYLKLSARIPSKPLQLPGKNALNLGALVAFAVLTVFFVLSPATWLLVAVTVLALLLGVHLVASIGGGDMPVVVSMLNSYSGWAAAASGFLLGNDLLIITGALVGSSGAYLSYVMCKAMNRSFISVIAGGFGAPAATGGAEVTGEHREIDAAGVAELLTGARSVVITPGYGMAVAQAQAPVAELTRRLREQGVEVRFGVHPVAGRLPGHMNVLLAEAKVPYDIVLEMDEINDDLAGTDVVLVIGANDTVNPAAAEDPGSPIAGMPVLRVWEAGNVVVFKRSMATGYAGVQNPLFFRENSQMLFGDAKERVQDILAALPARVG
- a CDS encoding maltotransferase domain-containing protein; the protein is MTGRLGIDDVSPTVSCGRYPAKAVVGEHFPVSATVWREGHDAVAATVAWRGPGDRVSRQTRMAEQGKGLDRFGAVIVPDAEGMWTYRVDAWSDPWATWEHAVEVKIAAGQGAGELANDLESGARLLDRVSRRPDRRAERALLAGAAADLRDEGRDVAARVGAALSPEVRRIMHEFPVRELITKGKPQKLWVDRKRAAFGSWYEFFPRSTGGVDAEGRAVHGTFATAARALDRVAGMGFDVVYLPPIHPIGRVNRKGPNNTLVATPDDVGSPWAIGADEGGHDAIHPDLGTFDDFDAFVGRAEELGMEVALDLALQAAPDHPWVLKHPEFFTTRPDGSIAYAENPPKKYQDIYPINFDNDPRGIYDEVLRVVLHWVSHGVRIFRVDNPHTKPPDFWAWLIQSVKDAHPDVIFLAEAFTRPARLWGLAKLGFTQSYTYFTWRTTKDELIEFGVDLVEHWNEGRPNLFVNTPDILHESLQHGGPAMFALRAALAATLSPTWGVYSGYELYEHVPVRPGSEEYLDSEKYQLRPRDFERAVAEGRSLEPWLARLNAVRKAHPALQGMRTLRFHHVDNGALLAYSKQDPATGDTVVTVVNLDPHGAQEGTLWLDLESLGFEWHERLIAHDEVTGETWDWGQANFVRLEPWRAVAHVVAVRRRLAG
- the treS gene encoding maltose alpha-D-glucosyltransferase, with protein sequence MDDESRPDAALGLDGVPHTGEAMTAEGLLVEPQADDFGHAVEAPRDPEWFKGAVFYEVLVRAFTDSNGDGTGDLRGLASRLDYLEWLGVDCLWLPPFYASPLRDGGYDISDFRAVLPEFGSVEDFVYLLGEGHKRGIRIITDLVLNHTSDAHPWFQQSRHDPDGPYGDYYVWSDDDSRYADARIIFVDTETSNWTYDPVRGQFYWHRFFSHQPDLNYENPAVQDAMIDVLRFWLDLGIDGFRLDAVPYLFEQEGTNCENLPRTHEFLKRCRKVVDDEFPGRILLAEANQWPSDVVEYFGDPDVGGDECHMAFHFPLMPRIFMAVRRESRFPISEILLQTPQIPSGTQWGIFLRNHDELTLEMVTDEERDYMYAEYAKDPRMKANIGIRRRLAPLLDNDRNQQELFTAMLLSLPGSPVLYYGDEIGMGDNIWLGDRDAVRTPMQWTPDRNAGFSSCDPGRIYLPVIMDPVYGYEALNVEAQSNNASSLLNWTRRMIEVRKQHHAFAAGDFVDLGGSNPSVLAYQRQWQRPDGRHDVVLCVNNLSRFPQPVELDLSAHLGSVPVELTGGVRFPEVGELPYLLTLPGHGFYWFQLVEREAEGEMR
- a CDS encoding aminoglycoside phosphotransferase produces the protein MSPLGDHEHLIRQLVAELPEWLPAQRWFAGKDRPITAVRALAATELVAGDPQLLHVVVEVGQGDRTEPYQLLVGRRSHPPEIASTAWIGADGGLNFYEASGDADLTAVLLDNMVTGERVGPLSFEHEPGAELTGGLRARPITSEQSNTSLVYGGQYILKLFRKLSPGTNKDLLLHRALQEAGCVHIAQVVGSITGELAGAPATVGMLQVFLPDAVDGWAMASTSVRDLMAEPDLRPDEVGGDFAGEAERLGAAVATVHTDLAAALGAHPVDESELDRTVAGMTERLERAARDVPQLAEHAPALRKVFDALRELPPGRPEISMQYIHGDLHLGQVLRTVGGWLLLDFEGEPAAPLEERHALRSPLRDVAGMLRSFDYAARQLLVGQPEEPALTERALEWARRNRTAFCAGYAAAAGPIGDPREHGELLRAFELDKAVYEVSYEHANRPDWLTVPMAAISRIAHGGE